One Melitaea cinxia chromosome 20, ilMelCinx1.1, whole genome shotgun sequence DNA segment encodes these proteins:
- the LOC123663227 gene encoding ATP-dependent RNA helicase Ddx1, producing the protein MTAFEEFGVLPEIGKAIEEMDWTLPTDVQAEAIPLILGGGDVLMAAETGSGKTGAFCLPILQIVWETLKDIQEGKTGKVVAATSTEWTMSLFDRTDALAVTPDGLRCQSRDQNGWHGCRATKGIHTKGAYYYEAIVTDEGLCRVGWSTQAARLDLGTDNFGYGYGGTGKKSNAKNFEDYGTAYGKNDVIGCLLNLNTGEISFTKNGEDLGVAFNLNQSRRCDCYFPAVVLKNAEMSFNFGKIPFVYPPKGDYIAICQAPKEFVKQNVVSAVASTGIKQVNNAPQAIIIEPSRELAEQTCSQITLFKKYLNNPKVRELLVVGGINVKDQINQLNSGVDIVVGTIGRLEDLIQGGYLALTHCRFFVLDEADGLLKAGCGESIERLHRQIPKITSDGRRLQMVVCSATLHAFEVKKMAEKLMYFPTWVDLKGEDAVPETVHHVVVNVDPQRDRLWETLRRQIQTDGVHAKDNIRSGNTTPETLSEAVKILKGEYVLRAIQEHKMDRAIIFCRTKLDCDNLERHLRGAGGAGGELSCVCLHGDRKPQERKHNLEQFKRAQVRFLICTDVAARGIDVSGLPFMINVTLPDEKSNYVHRIGRVGRAERMGLAISLVSTVPEKVWYHGEWCSSRGRNCWNTNLVSDRPKGCCMWYNEPQYLADIEDHLNITIQQIEPDMKVPSNEFDGKVVYGQKRTQVGTGYQDHVSQMAPVVKSLQELESQAQMYYLKMHHKVAVA; encoded by the exons atgactgCATTCGAAGAATTTGGTGTTTTGCCCGAAATAGGGAAAGCTATAGAAGAAATGGACTGGACGCTTCCAACTGATGTACAAGCCGAAGCTATTCCACTTATTCTCGGTGGTGGTGATGTCCTTATGGCTGCTGAGACCGGTAGCGGAAAGACCGGTGCTTTCTGCCTTCCAATATTACAAATAGTTTGGGAAACATTAAAAGACATACAAGAAGGAAAGACAGGTAAAGTTGTAGCTGCAACTTCGACGGAATGGACGATGTCGTTATTCGACCGTACGGATGCACTGGCTGTCACTCCAGATGGTTTGCGGTGTCAGTCTCGAGATCAAAACGGATGGCATGGCTGCAGGGCCACAAAGGGTATTCACACGAAAGGAGCTTATTATTACGAAGCTATAGTTACGGATGAGGGCTTATGTCGTGTAGGGTGGTCCACTCAGGCT gCCCGACTAGATCTAGGCACAGACAACTTTGGCTATGGTTATGGTGGTACAGGAAAGAAATCAAATGCAAAAAATTTTGAAGACTATGGCACCGCATATGGAAAAAATGATGTTATCG gtTGTCTCCTAAATCTGAATACCGGTGAAATATCTTTCACAAAAAATGGTGAAGATTTAGGCGTGGCATTTAATCTGAACCAGTCACGTCGCTGCGATTGCTACTTCCCCgctgttgttttaaaaaatgcAGAGATGAGCTTCAACTTTGGAAAAATACCATTTGTG TATCCTCCCAAAGGAGATTACATAGCAATCTGCCAGGCTCCAAAAGAATTTGTGAAACAAAATGTTGTGTCAGCAGTAGCGTCTACTGGAATAAAGCAAGTTAACAACGCTCCCCAGGCAATCATTATTGAG ccATCAAGAGAATTAGCAGAACAAACCTGCTCACAAATAACACTATTCAAAAAGTACCTTAACAACCCTAAAGTGAGGGAACTGCTTGTTGTCGGCGGTATTAACGTTAAGGATCAGATCAACCAGTTGAACTCCGGTGTAGACATAGTTGTGGGTACTATTGGGCGGCTTGAAGACCTTATTCAAGGAG gttaTTTAGCTTTAACTCATTGTCGCTTCTTCGTACTGGACGAGGCTGACGGTCTCCTGAAGGCCGGTTGTGGTGAGTCAATCGAGAGACTGCATAGACAGATACCGAAGATTACATCAGATGGCCGGCGCTTACAAATGGTCGTCTGTTCGGCGACACTACACGCTTTCGAAGTTAAGAAAATGGCG GAGAAGCTGATGTACTTCCCCACGTGGGTGGACTTGAAGGGCGAAGACGCAGTCCCGGAGACTGTCCACCACGTGGTCGTCAACGTGGACCCCCAGCGAGATCGCCTCTGGGAGACGCTCCGCAG ACAAATACAGACTGATGGTGTTCACGCAAAAGACAACATTCGTAGCGGAAATACTACCCCAGAGACACTGTCCGAAGCGGTCAAGATACTAAAAGGAGAATACGTACTCAGAGCCATTCAAGAACACAAAATGGACAG AGCGATAATCTTCTGCCGCACGAAGCTGGACTGCGACAACCTGGAGCGGCACCTGCGCGgcgcgggcggggcgggcggcgagCTGTCGTGCGTGTGCCTGCACGGCGACCGCAAGCCGCAGGAGCGCAAGCACAACCTGGAGCAGTTCAAGCGCGCCCAGGTGCGCTTCCTCATCTGCACCGACGTCGCCGCGCGCGGCATCGACGTGTCCGGCCTGCCTTTCA TGATCAATGTCACGTTGCCGGACGAGAAATCGAACTACGTTCATCGTATCGGTCGCGTGGGTCGCGCTGAGCGTATGGGGCTCGCCATCAGCCTCGTGTCCACTGTGCCCGAAAAG GTGTGGTACCACGGCGAGTGGTGTTCCTCGCGAGGTCGCAACTGCTGGAACACCAACCTGGTGAGCGACCGGCCCAAAGGTTGTTGCATGTGGTACAACGAGCCCCAG tacCTTGCGGATATCGAAGATCATTTGAACATCACAATCCAACAAATAGAGCCCGACATGAAGGTACCGAGCAATGAGTTTGATGGCAAAGTTGTTTACGGACAAAAAAGAACGCAAGTCGGAACCGGATATCAG gaTCACGTGAGTCAGATGGCGCCGGTGGTGAAATCACTACAAGAATTAGAATCCCAAGCACAAATGTATTACTTGAAAATGCATCATAAGGTCGCGGTGGCTTAA